The following coding sequences are from one Bacillota bacterium window:
- a CDS encoding MarR family transcriptional regulator produces MSESLGEIGELLRSVNRAIHDRFRQAFQGCELHPGAMFMLRHISQEPGLTVGELAKRAGTAKSHVSKMMEQLVQQGYVEKRADPTDQRLVRIHVTRAAAENLSEMEERAREAWAGVVREIPQGQMEQVVRGLRILLTALEKANRGSKD; encoded by the coding sequence ATGTCTGAGTCACTGGGAGAGATCGGCGAGCTCTTGCGGTCGGTTAATCGAGCCATCCACGACCGCTTTCGGCAGGCCTTTCAGGGCTGTGAGCTGCATCCCGGGGCAATGTTCATGCTCCGGCACATCAGCCAGGAGCCGGGCCTGACCGTCGGTGAGTTGGCCAAGCGGGCGGGCACCGCCAAGAGCCACGTCTCGAAGATGATGGAGCAACTGGTTCAGCAGGGCTACGTCGAGAAGCGGGCGGACCCGACCGACCAACGCCTGGTGCGGATCCACGTCACGCGGGCGGCCGCCGAGAACCTCTCCGAGATGGAGGAGCGGGCCAGGGAGGCCTGGGCGGGGGTGGTCCGGGAGATCCCCCAAGGGCAGATGGAGCAAGTGGTCCGCGGGCTGCGGATCTTACTGACCGCGCTGGAGAAGGCCAACCGAGGATCGAAAGACTAG
- a CDS encoding ABC transporter ATP-binding protein yields MIKLSRFLRPFSLAVGAILGLVLLQSLADLSLPTLMSDIINTGVMKGDTAYIWRVGGRMLLVAAGGGVAAIAVSYLSARVAAGFGRILRGRVFARAESFSLHEFDKIGTATMITRTTNDITQIQMVMVMILRMMVMAPMMAIGGTIMAVSKDAALSLILVVAVPFLAGVIFFLASRAIPLFTLMQTKLDKLNRVLREGLTGIRVVRAFDRVDFEKRRFEEANRDLTDTAIRVNRIIAVLFPVLMLVMNLTSVAIVWFGGIRIDSGHMQLGDMMAFIQYAMQIMFSLVMVSMMFVMIPRAEASAVRVNEVLQTAPEINDPADPKPPAGKHGYVQFQDVTFSYPGAEQPAISHISFSAGPGQVTAVIGGTGSGKSTLISLIPRFYDVDSGQVLVDGIDVREMTQEELRAKIGFVPQRAVLFTGSIADNIRYGKETAADEEVRRAAETAQATEFITGMKEGFDSEIAQGGTNVSGGQKQRLSIARALIRRPEVYVFDDSFSALDFRTDAKLRAALRKETADATVLIVTQRVSTVMDADQIVVLEDGEITGIGRHKDLLKTCAVYREIVSSQLSEEELA; encoded by the coding sequence GTGATCAAGCTGTCTAGGTTCCTGAGACCGTTCTCCCTGGCCGTGGGCGCGATTCTGGGATTGGTCCTCCTCCAGTCCCTGGCCGACCTGTCGCTGCCGACCCTGATGTCGGACATCATCAATACCGGGGTCATGAAGGGCGACACCGCTTACATCTGGCGCGTCGGTGGGCGGATGTTGCTGGTCGCGGCCGGCGGCGGGGTCGCCGCCATCGCCGTGAGCTACCTCTCGGCTCGGGTGGCGGCCGGGTTCGGCCGCATCTTGCGCGGCCGCGTCTTCGCCCGGGCGGAGAGCTTCTCCCTGCACGAGTTCGATAAGATCGGCACGGCCACCATGATCACCCGGACGACCAACGACATCACCCAGATCCAGATGGTCATGGTGATGATCCTCAGGATGATGGTGATGGCCCCGATGATGGCCATCGGCGGGACGATCATGGCCGTCTCCAAGGACGCGGCCCTGTCGCTCATCCTCGTGGTGGCCGTCCCCTTCCTCGCCGGGGTCATCTTCTTCCTGGCTTCGCGGGCCATCCCACTGTTCACCCTGATGCAGACCAAGCTCGACAAGCTTAACCGGGTGCTCCGCGAGGGGCTCACCGGCATCCGGGTCGTCCGAGCCTTCGACCGAGTGGATTTCGAGAAGCGGCGGTTCGAAGAGGCCAACCGCGACCTGACCGACACGGCCATCCGGGTCAACCGGATCATCGCCGTCCTCTTTCCCGTCCTGATGCTGGTAATGAACCTCACGTCGGTGGCCATCGTCTGGTTCGGGGGCATCCGCATCGACAGCGGTCACATGCAGCTTGGCGACATGATGGCCTTCATCCAGTATGCCATGCAGATCATGTTCTCCCTGGTGATGGTGTCGATGATGTTCGTGATGATCCCGCGGGCCGAGGCCTCGGCCGTCCGGGTCAACGAAGTCCTCCAGACGGCCCCCGAAATCAATGACCCGGCCGACCCCAAGCCGCCGGCTGGCAAGCACGGCTATGTCCAGTTCCAGGACGTCACCTTCAGCTACCCCGGGGCGGAACAACCGGCCATCAGCCACATCTCGTTCAGCGCCGGGCCCGGCCAGGTCACGGCGGTCATCGGCGGCACGGGGTCGGGCAAGTCCACCCTGATCAGCCTCATCCCTCGGTTCTACGACGTCGACAGCGGCCAGGTCCTGGTCGACGGGATCGATGTTCGGGAGATGACCCAGGAAGAGCTGCGGGCCAAGATCGGGTTCGTGCCGCAGCGAGCGGTCCTCTTCACCGGGAGCATCGCCGACAACATCCGTTACGGCAAGGAGACGGCCGCCGACGAGGAAGTCAGGCGGGCGGCCGAGACCGCCCAGGCGACCGAGTTCATCACCGGGATGAAGGAAGGTTTTGACTCGGAGATCGCCCAGGGCGGAACCAACGTGTCGGGCGGGCAGAAGCAGCGCTTGTCCATCGCCCGCGCGCTGATCCGCCGCCCCGAGGTCTACGTCTTTGACGACAGCTTCTCAGCCCTCGACTTCAGGACCGATGCCAAGCTGAGGGCCGCCCTTCGCAAGGAGACGGCCGACGCCACCGTCCTCATCGTCACCCAACGGGTCAGTACGGTGATGGACGCCGACCAGATCGTGGTCCTCGAGGACGGGGAGATCACCGGCATCGGGCGGCACAAGGACTTGCTGAAGACCTGCGCGGTCTATCGAGAGATTGTCTCGTCGCAGTTGTCCGAGGAGGAACTGGCATGA
- a CDS encoding ABC transporter ATP-binding protein, which translates to MGPGRGGGPAGGGPFGRGPMGGGHGPMGMGMPVAKARDVRGTLRRLVSYLKPHASQLVVIFGTAILSTVFSIVGPKILGKATTKLFEGIVAKLTRVPGARVDYLYIGRIILLLVGLYVVSAVFSYIQQYIMAGVAQGTVYDMRRDVEAKLSRLPLKYFDSRTHGEILSRVTNDIDMVSSTLQQSVTQLITSAVTIVGVLIMMLTISPLLTLIAVVTLPLSFFITMTVAKKSQKNFADQQKALGELNGHVEEMYTGHTIVKAFGHEKQSIAVFGAINDRLYDAAWRAQFVSGVIFPLMNFISNVGYVFVSVVGGIMITKRTIAIGDVQAFMQYARQFSQPIVQTANIVNVIQSTIAAAERVFEVLDENEQVPDQSPARVIKSPQGDVKFEHVKFGYQEGAPLIEDMNLEVKPGESIAIVGPTGAGKTTLVNLLMRFYEVDGGRITIDGADIRGLKRGDLRRMTGMVLQDTWLFNGTIRDNIAYGREGATEAEIVRAAKAARADRFIRSLPDGYETVLNEEASNISQGQKQLLTIARAILADPTILILDEATSNVDTRTEVLIQKGMRELMNGRTSFVIAHRLSTVRDAGLILVMNNGRVIEQGTHHELLAKGGFYADLYNSQFAGAAERKAV; encoded by the coding sequence ATGGGGCCGGGGCGGGGCGGGGGACCCGCCGGCGGCGGGCCCTTCGGCCGGGGCCCGATGGGGGGCGGTCATGGACCGATGGGGATGGGCATGCCCGTCGCCAAAGCCAGGGATGTCCGGGGTACCCTCCGTCGCCTGGTGTCCTACCTCAAACCGCATGCCTCGCAACTGGTGGTCATTTTCGGCACGGCCATCCTGAGTACGGTCTTCAGCATCGTCGGCCCGAAGATCCTCGGCAAGGCCACGACCAAGCTGTTCGAAGGCATCGTCGCCAAGCTGACGCGGGTGCCGGGGGCCAGGGTCGACTACCTCTACATCGGGCGGATCATCCTGCTCCTGGTCGGGCTCTACGTGGTTAGCGCCGTCTTTTCCTACATCCAGCAGTACATCATGGCCGGCGTGGCCCAGGGGACGGTCTACGATATGCGCCGGGACGTGGAAGCCAAGCTGTCCCGGCTGCCCCTGAAATACTTCGACTCGCGGACCCACGGTGAGATCCTCAGCCGGGTGACCAACGACATCGACATGGTCAGTTCCACTCTGCAGCAGAGTGTCACCCAGTTGATCACGTCCGCGGTCACGATTGTCGGCGTCCTGATCATGATGCTGACCATCAGCCCCCTGCTGACCCTCATCGCCGTGGTCACCCTGCCGTTGTCGTTCTTCATCACGATGACCGTCGCCAAGAAGTCGCAGAAGAATTTCGCCGACCAGCAGAAAGCCCTGGGCGAGCTCAACGGCCACGTCGAAGAGATGTACACCGGCCACACGATCGTCAAGGCCTTCGGGCACGAGAAGCAGTCCATCGCCGTGTTCGGCGCGATCAACGACCGCCTTTACGACGCGGCCTGGCGGGCCCAGTTTGTTTCCGGCGTGATCTTCCCGCTGATGAACTTCATCAGCAATGTCGGCTACGTCTTCGTCTCGGTCGTCGGCGGGATCATGATCACCAAGCGGACCATCGCGATCGGCGACGTCCAGGCCTTCATGCAGTACGCGCGACAGTTCAGCCAGCCGATCGTCCAGACGGCCAACATCGTCAACGTCATCCAGTCGACCATCGCCGCGGCCGAGCGCGTCTTCGAGGTCCTCGACGAGAACGAGCAGGTCCCTGATCAGTCCCCGGCCAGGGTGATCAAGTCACCCCAGGGCGACGTCAAATTCGAACACGTCAAGTTCGGCTACCAGGAAGGCGCCCCCCTGATCGAGGACATGAACCTGGAGGTCAAGCCGGGAGAGAGCATCGCCATCGTCGGCCCGACCGGGGCCGGTAAGACCACGCTGGTCAACCTCCTGATGCGGTTCTACGAGGTCGACGGCGGCCGGATCACCATCGACGGCGCCGACATCCGGGGCCTGAAGCGCGGCGACCTGCGCCGGATGACCGGCATGGTCCTCCAGGACACCTGGCTCTTCAACGGCACCATCCGCGACAACATCGCCTACGGACGCGAAGGAGCGACCGAAGCCGAGATCGTCCGGGCGGCCAAGGCGGCCCGGGCCGATCGGTTCATCCGCAGCCTGCCCGATGGCTACGAGACCGTCCTGAACGAAGAGGCCTCCAACATCTCGCAGGGGCAGAAGCAGCTTCTGACGATCGCCCGGGCGATCCTGGCCGACCCGACCATCCTCATCCTCGACGAGGCGACCTCCAACGTCGATACCCGGACTGAGGTCCTCATCCAAAAGGGGATGCGCGAGCTGATGAATGGGCGGACCAGCTTCGTCATCGCCCACCGCCTCTCGACCGTCCGGGACGCCGGTCTCATCCTGGTGATGAACAACGGCCGGGTCATCGAGCAGGGTACCCACCACGAGCTGCTGGCCAAGGGCGGCTTCTACGCCGACTTGTACAACAGCCAGTTCGCCGGGGCCGCGGAACGTAAGGCGGTCTAG
- a CDS encoding CPBP family intramembrane glutamic endopeptidase — MMEPVQSKAFSRAGLIVLLALLGVRFTLAAALAALDPATMAQANRLFFVVTYVVTAGLIWLERRRLPDFHLDGLGLLLFLLAPAVGLFAWKTGLPGVETGPPVGLVNLGMAGLLVITLLVGGFRPPRPAPRVFGWLIIGALAGFGLGLLQGAMAWSMGLHGRVALIPLAVVARLSDELASAVVSEEPVFRGFLWGYLRKAGLSDFQTLLVQAALFWVAHFFQASKGFGVGFFLLIPVGSLVFGFLAWRARSISASMAAHSVVNAIGRLGGL; from the coding sequence ATGATGGAGCCGGTTCAGTCGAAGGCTTTCAGCCGAGCCGGTCTAATCGTTTTGCTGGCCCTTTTGGGGGTTCGATTCACCTTGGCCGCCGCTCTGGCCGCGCTCGATCCGGCGACGATGGCCCAAGCCAACCGACTGTTCTTCGTCGTCACCTACGTAGTAACGGCCGGTTTGATCTGGCTCGAACGGCGCCGGCTACCCGATTTCCACCTGGACGGGTTGGGCCTGCTGCTGTTCCTCTTGGCCCCGGCCGTCGGGCTCTTTGCCTGGAAGACCGGCCTGCCCGGGGTGGAGACGGGACCGCCGGTAGGTCTGGTCAACCTGGGTATGGCGGGGCTATTGGTGATCACCTTACTGGTCGGCGGGTTCAGGCCCCCACGCCCGGCGCCGCGAGTCTTCGGCTGGCTGATCATCGGCGCTTTGGCCGGATTCGGCCTGGGCCTTTTACAGGGCGCCATGGCCTGGTCCATGGGGCTCCATGGGAGGGTGGCTTTGATCCCCTTGGCGGTCGTCGCCCGACTCTCCGACGAACTGGCCTCGGCGGTCGTTAGCGAGGAGCCCGTCTTCAGAGGCTTCCTGTGGGGGTATCTGAGAAAGGCCGGCTTAAGCGACTTCCAGACCCTGCTGGTCCAGGCGGCGCTCTTCTGGGTGGCCCACTTCTTTCAAGCCTCCAAGGGCTTTGGCGTCGGTTTCTTCCTCTTGATCCCGGTGGGAAGCCTGGTTTTTGGCTTCCTGGCCTGGCGCGCCCGCTCAATCTCAGCAAGCATGGCCGCCCACAGCGTAGTCAACGCCATTGGCCGGCTCGGGGGGCTTTAG